One Micromonospora craniellae genomic region harbors:
- a CDS encoding transposase, which translates to MTSRPHESLDPDARPQRRTFTAEFKARILDEYESAPDAAARGAILRRERLYGSHLLDWRKARDAGAAAGLTDRRQSAARAAKKAENAELSRLQRENARLQAELNKTQTALSIMGKAHALLELLSESADAVAMPNSSSPRRRRR; encoded by the coding sequence ATGACGTCGAGGCCCCATGAGAGTCTGGATCCGGACGCCCGGCCCCAGCGGCGGACATTCACCGCGGAGTTCAAGGCGAGGATTCTGGACGAGTACGAGTCGGCGCCGGATGCGGCGGCTCGCGGGGCGATTCTGCGCCGGGAACGGCTGTACGGTTCACACCTTCTCGACTGGCGCAAGGCGCGGGATGCCGGAGCCGCGGCCGGCCTGACGGACCGGCGGCAATCGGCTGCGCGGGCGGCGAAGAAGGCCGAGAACGCTGAACTTTCCCGTCTTCAGCGGGAGAACGCCCGCCTGCAGGCCGAGTTGAACAAGACCCAGACCGCGTTGTCGATCATGGGAAAAGCTCACGCGCTCTTGGAACTGCTCTCCGAGAGCGCGGATGCCGTGGCGATGCCGAACTCGTCCTCGCCGAGGCGCAGGCGGCGCTGA
- a CDS encoding HPF/RaiA family ribosome-associated protein yields the protein MSENPATVEKCLRMGAGFSQADRDWIVTQFATLDARLAGFHADSTELELSVKDREAKGQRVTLECWIAGRQKIVTTSAEEDLRAALNDARDDLRRKLNDSKTRQEPRNNKHLRVTTPPGEPASIDELAEELAAAGTKTDER from the coding sequence ATGAGCGAGAACCCGGCCACCGTGGAAAAGTGTCTGCGAATGGGCGCCGGCTTCTCGCAGGCCGACCGGGACTGGATCGTGACCCAGTTCGCCACGCTCGACGCCCGACTGGCCGGTTTCCACGCCGACTCCACCGAACTCGAACTCTCGGTCAAGGACCGGGAGGCCAAGGGCCAGCGGGTCACGCTGGAGTGCTGGATCGCCGGTCGGCAGAAGATCGTCACGACCTCCGCCGAGGAGGACCTGCGCGCAGCGCTCAACGACGCCCGTGACGACCTGCGCCGCAAGCTCAACGACTCCAAGACCCGCCAGGAGCCGCGCAACAACAAGCACCTGCGGGTCACCACCCCGCCCGGCGAGCCGGCCTCGATCGACGAATTGGCCGAGGAACTGGCCGCCGCCGGGACGAAGACCGACGAGAGGTGA
- the ssb gene encoding single-stranded DNA-binding protein translates to MFDTYVTVVGNVLTAPEWRRTTQSNTLVANFKVASTARRLDRDSGRWVDGNSLRVRVNCWRRLAEGVASSVMVGDPVVVCGRLYTRDWTDDSGNHRTLYELEAVAVGHDLSRGRGRFLRNKPSLATSTVSDAEAEQRVQGEPTEAVSDDDAPALPEDGPLDDFELSEYVPAGTGYPQRLSETDPFDDLPGPGDLPGAGGTRGAGGFSGTGDLSGTGDLAGTPGLSGSAEVGGDVEEPDPTDQLAEPATGVTVSGRGRRGRGRAPQPA, encoded by the coding sequence ATGTTTGACACCTACGTAACCGTCGTAGGGAACGTGCTCACTGCCCCCGAGTGGCGTCGTACCACGCAGAGCAACACGCTGGTGGCCAACTTCAAGGTCGCCTCCACCGCCCGCCGCCTCGACCGGGACAGCGGGCGCTGGGTGGACGGGAACAGCCTGCGCGTCCGCGTCAACTGCTGGCGGAGGCTCGCCGAGGGGGTGGCCTCCTCGGTGATGGTCGGTGACCCGGTGGTGGTGTGCGGACGCCTCTACACCCGGGACTGGACCGACGACTCCGGCAACCACCGCACGCTCTACGAGTTGGAGGCCGTGGCGGTGGGGCACGATCTGTCCCGGGGGCGCGGGCGCTTCCTGCGTAACAAGCCGAGCCTGGCGACCAGCACCGTTTCCGACGCCGAGGCCGAGCAGCGGGTGCAGGGCGAGCCGACCGAGGCCGTGTCGGACGACGATGCGCCCGCTCTGCCCGAGGACGGGCCGCTCGACGACTTCGAGCTGTCCGAGTACGTCCCGGCGGGCACCGGCTACCCGCAGCGCCTCAGCGAGACCGACCCCTTCGACGACCTGCCCGGCCCGGGCGACCTCCCCGGTGCGGGTGGTACTCGCGGCGCGGGCGGCTTCTCCGGTACCGGCGATCTTTCGGGCACGGGTGACCTCGCCGGCACTCCGGGCTTGTCCGGGTCGGCCGAGGTGGGCGGCGACGTCGAGGAACCCGACCCGACGGACCAGTTGGCGGAGCCCGCCACCGGCGTGACGGTGAGCGGGCGTGGCCGGCGCGGTCGGGGGCGCGCGCCGCAGCCCGCCTGA
- a CDS encoding ATP-dependent DNA ligase has translation MRFLDLAATSAAVGAVSGRRAKVELLADALRRLDPEEVAAGAGWLAGELRQRQTGVGWAALRDLPPPAAEPTLTVAGVDAAIDGIAAVRGAGSQARRRDLVAALYTAATAEEQRVLTGLFLGELRQGAQAGLLADAIARAAEVPVGAVRRALLLAGDLRAVAVAALDGGAPALAEFGLRVGRPLAPMLAQSAATVDEALTATGTPAVVDVKLDGIRIQAHRSGDDIAVFTRSLDEITGRVPEVVAAVRALPARELVLDGEAIGLDATGRPLPFQQTSSAAARRATGAPVAPAVRAAAARTGETVLTPYFFDLLHLDGADLIDLPGRERWATLAATVDASVLVGRIEVDGPEQAGAAFAAALDAGQEGVVVKSRGGAPVRPGGPLPR, from the coding sequence GTGCGTTTCCTCGACCTGGCTGCCACCTCCGCGGCCGTCGGTGCCGTCAGTGGCCGACGGGCCAAGGTCGAGCTGCTCGCCGACGCCCTGCGCCGGCTCGATCCGGAGGAGGTGGCGGCGGGGGCCGGCTGGCTCGCGGGCGAGCTGCGCCAGCGACAGACCGGGGTCGGCTGGGCCGCGTTGCGCGATCTGCCGCCACCGGCGGCCGAGCCGACGCTGACCGTGGCCGGGGTCGACGCGGCGATCGACGGGATCGCGGCGGTGCGCGGCGCGGGATCGCAGGCCCGCCGTCGTGATCTGGTCGCCGCGCTCTACACCGCCGCCACCGCCGAGGAACAGCGCGTGTTGACCGGCCTGTTTCTCGGCGAGCTGCGTCAGGGCGCGCAGGCCGGGCTGCTGGCCGACGCCATCGCCCGGGCCGCCGAGGTGCCGGTCGGCGCGGTACGCCGGGCCCTGCTGCTCGCCGGTGACCTGCGGGCGGTCGCGGTGGCCGCGCTCGACGGCGGTGCCCCGGCGCTGGCCGAGTTCGGGTTACGGGTCGGGCGACCGCTGGCCCCGATGCTGGCGCAGAGCGCCGCCACGGTCGACGAGGCGCTCACCGCCACCGGCACCCCCGCCGTGGTCGACGTGAAGCTGGACGGCATCCGCATCCAGGCGCACCGCAGCGGCGACGACATCGCCGTGTTCACCCGCAGCCTCGACGAGATCACCGGCCGGGTGCCCGAGGTGGTCGCCGCCGTCCGCGCCCTGCCCGCCCGGGAACTGGTGCTCGACGGGGAGGCGATCGGGCTGGACGCCACCGGCCGCCCGTTGCCGTTCCAGCAGACGTCGAGCGCCGCCGCCCGCCGGGCAACCGGGGCACCGGTCGCCCCGGCGGTACGCGCCGCCGCCGCGCGGACCGGCGAGACCGTGCTCACGCCGTACTTCTTCGATCTGCTGCACCTCGACGGCGCGGATCTGATCGACCTGCCCGGCCGCGAACGGTGGGCCACGCTCGCCGCCACGGTCGACGCGTCGGTGCTGGTCGGGCGGATCGAGGTGGACGGGCCGGAGCAGGCCGGCGCGGCGTTCGCCGCCGCGCTCGACGCCGGTCAGGAGGGCGTCGTGGTGAAGTCGCGGGGTGGCGCTCCGGTTCGCCCGGGTGGTCCGCTACCGCGATGA
- a CDS encoding dipeptidase: MFESELREAVARELPGVRADLERLVRIPGIAFEGFDHSHVERSAEAVAELLRGCGLDVEIVRADGQPAVIGRRVAPPGAPTVMLYAHHDVQPVGDVTLWESDPFEPVERDGRLYGRGAADDKAGIMAHVAALRAFGDRLPVGVVLFVEGEEEYGSDSLEQLLAEHRDTIASDVIVIADSTNWDIGVPALTTSLRGIVNCFVEVRTLDHAVHSGMFGGAVPDALTTLVRLLATLHDDAGNVVVDGLVGRDAARVDYPEDRFRAEAGLVEGVHLIGSGRITDRLWTRPALAVLGIDAPATAVAPNALVPAAKAKLSVRLAAGDEPKQAYQALRDHLERHVPWGAQVDVTFEHDGAPCVIDASGPVFDAARSAFRAAWDGADPVDIGVGGSIPFIATFQEMFPQAAILVTGVEDPHSRAHGPNESLHLGEFARVCLAEALLLAKVAEVGTAPTR, translated from the coding sequence ATGTTCGAGTCCGAGTTGCGGGAGGCCGTGGCGCGCGAGCTGCCCGGCGTCCGGGCCGACCTGGAACGCCTCGTCCGTATCCCGGGCATCGCCTTCGAGGGATTCGACCACTCGCACGTGGAACGCTCCGCCGAGGCGGTGGCCGAGCTGCTGCGCGGCTGTGGTCTCGACGTCGAGATCGTGCGCGCGGACGGCCAGCCCGCGGTGATCGGCCGCAGGGTCGCTCCGCCCGGCGCGCCCACCGTCATGCTCTACGCCCACCACGACGTGCAGCCGGTCGGCGACGTGACGCTGTGGGAGTCCGACCCGTTCGAGCCGGTCGAGCGGGACGGCCGGCTCTACGGCCGGGGCGCCGCCGACGACAAGGCGGGCATCATGGCGCACGTCGCCGCGTTGCGGGCCTTCGGCGACCGCCTTCCCGTCGGCGTCGTGCTGTTCGTCGAGGGGGAGGAGGAGTACGGCTCCGACTCGCTGGAGCAGCTGCTCGCCGAGCACCGCGACACGATCGCCTCGGACGTCATCGTGATCGCCGACTCGACCAACTGGGACATCGGCGTACCGGCGCTGACCACCTCGCTGCGCGGCATCGTCAACTGCTTCGTCGAGGTACGCACCCTCGACCACGCCGTACACAGCGGGATGTTCGGCGGTGCCGTGCCGGACGCGCTCACCACGCTGGTCCGGTTGCTGGCCACCCTGCACGACGACGCCGGGAACGTGGTGGTGGACGGGCTGGTCGGCCGGGACGCGGCCCGCGTCGACTACCCCGAGGACCGGTTCCGGGCCGAGGCGGGGCTCGTCGAGGGCGTGCACCTGATCGGGTCCGGCCGGATCACCGACCGACTCTGGACCCGGCCCGCGCTGGCCGTGCTCGGCATCGACGCCCCGGCCACCGCCGTGGCGCCGAACGCGCTGGTCCCGGCCGCCAAGGCGAAGCTGAGCGTCCGGCTGGCGGCGGGCGACGAGCCGAAGCAGGCGTACCAGGCGCTGCGCGACCACCTGGAGCGGCACGTGCCGTGGGGCGCCCAGGTCGACGTCACCTTCGAGCACGACGGCGCGCCGTGCGTCATCGACGCCTCCGGCCCGGTCTTCGACGCGGCCCGGTCGGCCTTCCGCGCCGCCTGGGACGGCGCCGACCCTGTCGACATCGGCGTCGGCGGGTCGATCCCGTTCATCGCCACCTTCCAGGAGATGTTCCCGCAGGCTGCGATCCTGGTGACCGGGGTGGAGGATCCGCACTCGCGGGCGCACGGGCCGAACGAGAGCCTGCACCTGGGTGAGTTCGCCCGGGTCTGCCTCGCCGAGGCGTTGTTGCTGGCCAAGGTGGCCGAGGTGGGTACGGCCCCAACTCGGTGA
- a CDS encoding GntR family transcriptional regulator, protein MPSAPAEYRRIADELTTKIKSGELTPGTKLPSTSELADQFGVSVATAYRAVSLLHDRDLVVGQPGRGVYVAGKE, encoded by the coding sequence ATGCCCTCTGCACCTGCTGAATACCGACGCATTGCCGACGAACTGACCACGAAGATCAAGAGCGGTGAGCTCACGCCTGGGACGAAGCTGCCCAGCACGAGCGAGCTTGCCGACCAGTTCGGCGTCAGCGTGGCCACCGCCTACCGTGCCGTCTCGCTCCTTCATGACAGAGACCTTGTCGTGGGGCAGCCGGGAAGAGGCGTCTACGTGGCCGGCAAGGAGTAG
- a CDS encoding SURF1 family cytochrome oxidase biogenesis protein, translated as MYRFLLTPRWLGILALALVLATVMVMLGNWQLDRYHGRTAVNERIDAGLRMDPVPLREAVPAPTGGPGSAGPAPADDRTFIRVIATGRYDADNVVLVRGRTVESRVGFEVLTPLVLADGTAVLVNRGWIPPAPGGAMAQPEVPAAPPGEVTVEGRVHASESGAGNVARREGRLETRRVAVPQLAEQMPYPVHGAYVLLDEQNPAADPAFRAVPVGHANNWQNLGYVVQWWIFAAMTLFGYGWIARREARRLAGVTDEDRPRDRAADPAPSTSA; from the coding sequence GTGTACCGGTTCCTGCTGACGCCACGCTGGCTGGGCATCCTCGCGCTGGCCCTGGTCCTCGCCACGGTCATGGTGATGCTCGGCAACTGGCAACTGGACCGCTATCACGGCCGGACGGCGGTCAACGAACGCATCGACGCCGGGCTGCGGATGGACCCGGTGCCGCTGCGCGAGGCGGTGCCCGCGCCGACCGGTGGCCCCGGCAGCGCCGGCCCGGCACCGGCCGACGACCGCACCTTCATCCGGGTGATCGCGACCGGCCGGTACGACGCCGACAACGTGGTCCTCGTCCGGGGCCGGACGGTGGAGAGCAGGGTCGGCTTCGAGGTGCTCACCCCGCTGGTGCTGGCCGACGGCACCGCCGTCCTGGTCAACCGGGGCTGGATCCCACCGGCGCCGGGCGGGGCGATGGCCCAGCCCGAGGTGCCGGCGGCGCCGCCCGGCGAGGTGACCGTCGAGGGCCGGGTGCACGCCAGCGAGAGCGGTGCCGGCAACGTGGCCCGGCGGGAGGGCCGGCTGGAGACCCGCCGCGTCGCCGTGCCGCAGCTCGCCGAGCAGATGCCGTACCCGGTGCACGGGGCGTACGTGCTGCTCGACGAGCAGAACCCGGCCGCCGACCCGGCCTTCCGGGCGGTGCCGGTGGGGCACGCCAACAACTGGCAGAACCTCGGGTACGTCGTGCAGTGGTGGATCTTCGCGGCGATGACGCTGTTCGGCTACGGCTGGATCGCCCGCCGGGAGGCCCGTCGGCTGGCCGGCGTGACCGACGAGGACCGTCCCCGCGACCGGGCCGCCGACCCCGCCCCGAGCACCTCCGCCTGA
- a CDS encoding rhodanese-like domain-containing protein, protein MSPGIEALLEQARSGMIRLTPQETVQAAARGALVIDTRTDGQRREQGDLPGVIVIDRTVLEWRLDPASDWRIPEATSYDMEIVVVCRQGYSSSLAAASLRALGLHKATDMIGGVEAWRSAGLAFSDHPADVRY, encoded by the coding sequence ATGAGTCCCGGCATCGAGGCGTTGCTGGAGCAGGCCCGCTCGGGCATGATCCGGCTGACCCCACAGGAGACCGTGCAGGCCGCCGCCCGGGGTGCGCTCGTGATCGACACCCGCACCGACGGGCAGCGGCGGGAACAGGGCGACCTGCCCGGTGTCATCGTGATCGACCGGACCGTTCTGGAATGGCGGCTCGACCCGGCCAGTGACTGGCGCATCCCCGAGGCCACCAGCTACGACATGGAGATCGTCGTGGTGTGCCGCCAGGGCTACAGCTCCAGCCTCGCGGCGGCCAGCCTGCGCGCGCTCGGGCTGCACAAGGCGACCGACATGATCGGCGGGGTGGAGGCGTGGCGGTCGGCCGGACTCGCCTTCTCCGACCACCCCGCCGACGTCCGCTACTGA
- a CDS encoding alpha/beta hydrolase, with protein MEPDVLGPPYERHTIDLGRDDEGPVVATLVRRRAERPTGRAVLYVHGFVDYFFQTHVADYFAARGWDFYALDLRKYGRSLLPHQTANFCCDLADYFPELDAAAQIIRTEDEHDTLLAMGHSTGGLIVSLWAHARRDTGLVDGIFLNSPFFDLNAPWFVRRPLAAAVARLGRRAPHRVLPFGLGTVYGESLHADHRGEWSYDLAWKPLAGFPVRAGWLNAVRTGQRRLRAGLDIPVPVLLACSTRSFRGVKWHESATLADAVLDVEHMVRWAPRLGQHVTLARFDGGLHDLTLSGPAVRDKVLTEVGRWADAFLDAGPTPPAPPAPRRPADSESSSPAAP; from the coding sequence GTGGAACCCGACGTGCTGGGCCCGCCCTACGAGCGGCACACCATCGACCTGGGCCGCGACGACGAGGGACCGGTGGTCGCCACCCTGGTCCGCCGCCGGGCCGAGCGACCCACCGGGCGCGCGGTGCTCTACGTGCACGGCTTCGTCGACTACTTCTTCCAGACCCACGTGGCCGACTACTTCGCCGCCCGGGGCTGGGACTTCTACGCGCTCGACCTGCGTAAATACGGCCGCAGCCTGCTCCCCCACCAGACCGCCAACTTCTGCTGCGACCTCGCCGACTACTTCCCGGAACTGGACGCCGCCGCCCAGATCATCCGCACCGAGGACGAACACGACACGCTGCTGGCCATGGGCCACTCCACCGGCGGGCTGATCGTCTCGCTCTGGGCACACGCCCGCCGCGACACCGGGCTGGTCGACGGCATCTTCCTCAACAGCCCCTTCTTCGACCTCAACGCCCCCTGGTTCGTGCGTCGACCCCTCGCAGCCGCCGTCGCGCGCCTGGGCCGCCGGGCGCCCCACCGCGTCCTCCCCTTCGGCCTCGGCACCGTGTACGGCGAGAGCCTGCACGCCGACCATCGCGGCGAATGGAGCTACGACCTGGCCTGGAAACCGCTCGCCGGATTCCCCGTCCGGGCCGGCTGGCTGAACGCCGTCCGCACCGGCCAACGACGCCTGCGCGCCGGACTGGACATCCCGGTCCCGGTGCTGCTGGCCTGCTCCACCCGCTCGTTCCGGGGCGTCAAGTGGCACGAATCGGCGACCCTCGCCGACGCGGTCCTCGACGTCGAACACATGGTCCGCTGGGCGCCCCGCCTCGGTCAGCACGTCACGCTCGCCCGCTTCGACGGCGGCCTGCACGACCTCACGCTGTCCGGCCCCGCCGTCCGCGACAAGGTCCTCACCGAGGTAGGCCGCTGGGCAGACGCCTTCCTCGACGCCGGACCGACGCCCCCTGCGCCACCGGCCCCACGGCGCCCGGCCGACAGCGAGTCCTCCTCGCCCGCCGCCCCCTGA
- a CDS encoding IS3 family transposase: protein MWGIAPACRLTGLSRATLYRRSAPPLVSRPRAPRKPPPSALTEPERRQVLDLLNSPPYVDLAPAQVWARELDEGRWWCSESTMYRILRAAGQTGERRSQATHPARTKPELVADAANQVWSWDITKLRGPVKGVWFHLYTVIDIWSRYVVGHMVAAHEDGQLAEALIADAAARERVNPDQLTVHADRGAAMTSKTVTQLLTDLKIGRSHSRPKTSNDNPYIEASFKTLKYDPTFPERFGSIQHARQHCEAFYSYYNHEHRHSGIGLHTPASVHHGTAGQIREQRQRTLDAAWAAHPERFGRRRPQPPRLPDRAWINKPDNSHPEQAVTSAGAPLPPAQS from the coding sequence TTGTGGGGCATCGCGCCCGCGTGCCGGCTGACCGGCCTGTCGAGGGCGACGCTGTATCGCCGTAGTGCCCCGCCGCTGGTCTCCCGGCCACGGGCGCCGCGTAAGCCGCCGCCGTCCGCGCTGACCGAGCCTGAACGCCGGCAGGTCCTGGACCTGCTCAACAGCCCGCCATACGTGGATCTGGCCCCGGCGCAGGTGTGGGCCCGCGAACTCGACGAGGGCCGCTGGTGGTGCTCGGAGTCCACGATGTACCGGATCCTGCGGGCCGCCGGGCAGACCGGCGAACGCCGCAGCCAGGCCACCCATCCGGCCCGGACCAAACCCGAACTGGTCGCCGACGCCGCGAATCAGGTGTGGTCGTGGGACATCACGAAGCTGCGCGGCCCGGTCAAGGGCGTCTGGTTCCACCTTTACACGGTGATCGACATCTGGTCCCGCTACGTCGTCGGGCACATGGTCGCCGCCCACGAGGACGGCCAACTCGCCGAAGCGCTGATCGCCGACGCCGCCGCCCGCGAACGCGTGAACCCCGATCAGCTGACCGTGCACGCCGACCGCGGCGCCGCGATGACCAGCAAGACCGTCACCCAGCTGCTGACCGATCTCAAAATCGGCCGCAGCCACAGCCGGCCCAAGACCTCCAACGACAACCCGTACATCGAGGCCAGCTTCAAGACACTCAAGTACGACCCCACGTTCCCAGAGCGGTTCGGATCGATCCAGCACGCCCGACAGCACTGCGAAGCGTTCTACAGCTACTACAACCACGAACACCGGCACTCCGGGATCGGCCTGCACACCCCGGCATCGGTCCACCACGGCACCGCCGGACAGATCCGTGAACAGCGGCAACGCACCCTCGACGCCGCCTGGGCCGCACATCCCGAACGGTTCGGACGCCGCCGTCCCCAACCACCCCGGCTACCGGACCGGGCATGGATCAACAAACCCGACAACAGCCACCCGGAACAGGCCGTGACCTCGGCCGGAGCCCCTCTTCCACCAGCACAAAGCTAA
- the ltrA gene encoding group II intron reverse transcriptase/maturase, producing MSQPGLTGKSHDIPKRLIWAAWLKVKGNGGAAGADGVTIEQFETRLADNLYRLWNRMSSGSYFPGPVRAVEIPKKGGVRILGIPSVVDRVAQTAAVLVLEPEVEKVFHDDSYGYRPGRSPVDAVRACRQRCFERDWVVDLDVKAFFDSVPWDLMLKAVARHTTQSWVMLYVERWLKAPMLMPDGTLAHREKGTPQGGPISPLIANVFLHYGFDTWMVREFPRIGFERFADDVVVHCVTESQAQYVRRAIGRRFADIGLQLHPDKTRIVYCKDDRRRLNYELVTFAFCGYAFRPRKAWDKIRQRRRTGFLPAVAPGKLTDMSRKVASWRLHRHTTWNLNDLAEEVNPALRGWLNYFTAFYPSAVIPIGKRVDRHLMRWARWKYKRLKPSQARTRAWLQEVRKRKPGLFAHWTLRYTT from the coding sequence GTGAGTCAGCCAGGGTTGACAGGCAAGTCGCACGATATCCCAAAGCGGCTGATCTGGGCCGCGTGGTTGAAGGTGAAAGGTAATGGCGGAGCGGCCGGGGCCGACGGAGTGACGATCGAACAGTTCGAAACGAGGTTGGCTGACAACCTCTACCGGCTGTGGAACCGTATGTCGTCGGGCAGCTATTTCCCCGGCCCGGTCCGGGCGGTGGAGATCCCGAAGAAGGGTGGGGTCAGGATTCTGGGCATTCCCAGCGTGGTTGACCGGGTGGCGCAGACCGCGGCGGTGCTGGTGCTGGAGCCGGAGGTGGAGAAAGTGTTCCACGACGACTCCTACGGCTACCGTCCCGGCCGGTCACCGGTGGACGCGGTGCGGGCGTGCCGGCAGCGGTGCTTCGAGAGGGACTGGGTCGTCGATCTGGACGTCAAGGCCTTCTTCGACTCGGTGCCGTGGGATTTGATGCTTAAGGCGGTGGCGCGGCATACGACCCAGTCGTGGGTCATGTTGTATGTGGAGCGCTGGCTCAAGGCGCCGATGCTGATGCCCGACGGAACTTTGGCTCATCGGGAAAAGGGAACCCCGCAGGGCGGGCCGATCTCTCCGTTGATCGCTAACGTCTTCCTGCACTACGGCTTCGATACCTGGATGGTCCGGGAGTTTCCCCGGATCGGGTTCGAGCGGTTCGCGGACGATGTGGTGGTCCATTGCGTGACCGAAAGTCAGGCACAGTATGTGCGCCGGGCGATCGGTCGTCGGTTTGCGGATATCGGGTTGCAGTTGCATCCTGATAAGACGCGCATTGTGTACTGCAAGGACGACCGCCGCCGGCTGAACTATGAGCTGGTGACGTTCGCGTTCTGCGGGTACGCGTTTCGTCCCCGTAAGGCCTGGGACAAGATACGGCAACGTCGGCGAACAGGGTTCCTGCCGGCGGTGGCCCCGGGGAAGCTGACCGATATGAGCCGCAAGGTAGCGTCCTGGCGGTTACATCGACACACGACCTGGAACCTGAACGATCTCGCGGAAGAAGTGAACCCAGCCCTACGTGGTTGGCTGAACTACTTCACCGCGTTCTATCCGAGCGCGGTCATCCCGATCGGCAAGCGCGTCGACCGTCATCTGATGCGCTGGGCAAGGTGGAAGTACAAGCGACTCAAACCCAGCCAAGCCCGTACGCGTGCATGGTTACAAGAGGTCCGAAAACGAAAACCCGGCCTGTTCGCGCACTGGACGCTGCGGTACACGACCTGA
- a CDS encoding cobyrinate a,c-diamide synthase: MTVVPRLVLSAPSSGHGKNALAIGILAALADRGLDVAGFKIGPDPVDAAYLGLAAGRPGRSLDPRLMGTGRLAPLLLHGAADTGLAVVQGSMGLYDSLTGRCETESTAAVATALRSPVVLVVDVAAMGQSVAALVHGFRAYDEQLWIGGVILNRVASARHETLLREALDDIGVPVYGALRRQDLPAVLPSRRHGVMPVLENGGEAARAVRRLGEAVAATVDLERLLGLARSAPELAVPPWSPHPEAAAPPVPAGAGRPLVAVAGGPGGSFSHAEAVELLRAAGADVVTLDPFVDEVLPVGTRALVVGGALPESYAEQLSANRRLCIAVAELARIGRPVVTEGAGLLWLARELDGLPMCGVLDAIGSIRDGLVVGYREATAQSDSVVATRGEVVTGHKDHRAVLNPRGGPRPAWSWPGGAAEGFVWRGVHASQLVPHWAAYPRIAARLVAAAAAEPAAIPAGPDLGVPVAPAGVVAAEPAAGAPA; encoded by the coding sequence ATGACCGTCGTGCCGCGTCTGGTGCTCAGTGCCCCCTCGTCGGGGCACGGCAAGAACGCGCTGGCGATCGGCATCCTCGCCGCGCTCGCCGACCGTGGCCTCGACGTGGCCGGGTTCAAGATCGGCCCGGATCCGGTCGACGCCGCCTACCTCGGGCTCGCCGCCGGCCGACCCGGGCGCTCCCTGGACCCTCGGCTGATGGGCACCGGCCGGCTCGCGCCGCTGCTGCTGCACGGTGCGGCCGACACCGGGCTCGCCGTGGTGCAGGGCAGCATGGGCCTGTACGACAGCCTCACCGGGCGCTGCGAGACCGAGTCCACCGCAGCGGTCGCCACCGCCCTGCGCAGCCCGGTCGTGCTGGTGGTCGACGTCGCCGCGATGGGCCAGTCGGTGGCCGCTCTGGTGCACGGCTTCCGGGCGTACGACGAGCAGCTCTGGATCGGCGGCGTGATCCTCAACCGGGTCGCCTCCGCCCGGCACGAGACGCTGCTGCGCGAGGCGCTCGACGACATCGGCGTACCCGTCTACGGCGCGCTGCGCCGCCAGGACCTGCCCGCCGTACTGCCGAGCCGCCGACACGGGGTGATGCCGGTGCTGGAGAACGGCGGCGAGGCCGCCCGGGCGGTCCGCCGACTCGGTGAGGCGGTGGCCGCCACCGTCGACCTGGAACGGCTGCTCGGGCTGGCCCGGTCCGCCCCCGAACTCGCGGTGCCGCCGTGGTCGCCGCACCCGGAGGCGGCCGCCCCGCCGGTGCCGGCCGGTGCCGGACGGCCGTTGGTCGCGGTGGCCGGTGGACCGGGCGGCAGCTTCAGCCACGCCGAGGCCGTCGAGCTGCTGCGCGCCGCCGGCGCCGACGTGGTGACGCTCGACCCGTTCGTCGACGAGGTGCTGCCGGTCGGCACCCGGGCGCTGGTGGTCGGCGGCGCGCTGCCCGAGTCGTACGCTGAGCAGCTCTCGGCCAACCGGCGGCTCTGCATCGCGGTGGCCGAACTGGCCCGTATCGGCCGGCCGGTGGTCACCGAGGGCGCCGGGCTGCTCTGGCTGGCCCGGGAACTCGACGGGTTGCCGATGTGCGGGGTGCTCGACGCGATCGGCAGCATCCGGGACGGCCTGGTCGTGGGCTACCGCGAGGCAACCGCCCAGAGCGACAGTGTGGTGGCGACCCGGGGCGAGGTGGTGACCGGGCACAAGGACCACCGTGCGGTGCTCAACCCCCGGGGTGGGCCGCGTCCGGCGTGGAGCTGGCCGGGCGGCGCGGCGGAGGGCTTCGTCTGGCGCGGTGTGCACGCCTCCCAGCTCGTCCCGCACTGGGCCGCGTACCCGCGGATCGCCGCGCGCCTGGTGGCCGCCGCGGCGGCCGAACCGGCCGCGATCCCGGCCGGTCCCGACCTGGGCGTACCGGTCGCGCCCGCCGGCGTGGTGGCGGCCGAACCGGCCGCCGGAGCGCCGGCCTGA